A part of Streptomyces sp. NBC_01451 genomic DNA contains:
- a CDS encoding DedA family protein, whose amino-acid sequence MVVLAAASTSGQGAAGQAIGYPTLFLLVLIGALVPVVPTGALVSSAAVVAYHQTAPLAMVLVFAVAALAAFLGDVALYWLGRRGMDSRNGSRWLAAIRSRAPEDRLAQSQRKLSENGVTVLVLSRLVPAGRIPVMLACLLAKWPVRRFARGDVPACLAWAATYQLIGVLGGSLFDEPWEGVVAAVALALTISAAPGAWRRVRGIRRTA is encoded by the coding sequence ATCGTGGTCCTGGCCGCCGCGTCGACCTCGGGACAGGGGGCGGCGGGGCAGGCGATCGGCTATCCGACGCTGTTCCTGCTGGTGCTGATCGGGGCGCTGGTGCCGGTGGTGCCCACGGGGGCACTGGTGAGTTCGGCGGCCGTGGTGGCCTATCACCAGACCGCGCCGCTCGCCATGGTCCTGGTGTTCGCGGTGGCCGCGCTGGCCGCGTTCCTCGGGGACGTGGCGCTCTACTGGCTGGGCCGGCGCGGGATGGACTCCCGGAACGGCTCGCGCTGGCTGGCCGCGATCCGGTCACGGGCGCCCGAGGACCGTCTCGCGCAGTCCCAGCGGAAGCTGAGCGAGAACGGGGTGACGGTCCTGGTGCTGTCCCGGCTGGTGCCGGCCGGCCGCATCCCGGTGATGCTGGCCTGCCTGCTGGCGAAGTGGCCGGTACGCCGCTTCGCCCGCGGCGACGTCCCGGCCTGCCTCGCATGGGCCGCGACGTACCAGCTGATCGGCGTCCTCGGCGGTTCGCTCTTCGACGAGCCCTGGGAGGGCGTGGTGGCGGCGGTAGCACTGGCACTGACGATCAGCGCGGCACCCGGCGCATGGCGGCGGGTCCGCGGGATCCGCAGGACAGCCTGA
- a CDS encoding MBL fold metallo-hydrolase: protein MTQQSESTTSTSTGTSATTTSTTSAPTTTEALQPPRGNRVWPRSFADRLTTPLPGLMGMARFAREGAVRPTPEGLADIPRLPFEPGPLPRVDARTVAASWAGHASWVVRIGGLTVLTDPVWSRRILGTPARITPVGVAWSALPRIDAVVISHNHYDHLDAPTLRRLPRDTPVFVPAGLGRWFRRRRFTHVTELDWWEAAELRGVRFDFVPAHHWSKRGLTDTCRTLWGGWVLTDLDGQRVYFAGDTGYGHWFTRIGQRYPGIDLALLPIGAYDPRWWLSDVHCDPEEAVQAAMDLGARRMAPMHWATFVLSAEPVLEPLTRVRTAWEKAGLAREDLWDLPVGGSRVLT from the coding sequence ATGACGCAGCAGTCCGAGTCGACCACGAGCACCAGCACAGGTACGAGCGCGACCACGACTTCGACCACGAGCGCGCCCACCACGACCGAGGCACTCCAGCCGCCGCGCGGGAACCGGGTGTGGCCCCGGTCCTTCGCCGACCGGCTGACCACCCCGCTGCCCGGCCTGATGGGCATGGCCAGATTCGCCAGAGAAGGCGCGGTACGGCCGACGCCGGAAGGCCTCGCCGACATTCCGAGGCTGCCCTTCGAACCCGGCCCGCTGCCCCGCGTGGACGCGCGCACCGTCGCCGCCTCCTGGGCCGGGCACGCCAGCTGGGTGGTCAGGATCGGCGGGCTCACCGTCCTCACCGACCCGGTCTGGTCCCGCCGCATCCTCGGCACACCGGCCCGGATCACCCCCGTGGGCGTCGCCTGGAGCGCGCTGCCGCGCATCGACGCCGTCGTCATCAGCCACAACCACTACGACCACCTCGACGCCCCGACCCTGCGCAGACTCCCGCGCGACACCCCGGTGTTCGTGCCGGCCGGGCTCGGCCGCTGGTTCCGGCGGCGCCGGTTCACCCACGTCACCGAGCTGGACTGGTGGGAGGCCGCCGAACTGCGTGGCGTCCGCTTCGACTTCGTCCCGGCCCACCACTGGTCCAAGCGCGGCCTCACCGACACCTGCCGGACCCTCTGGGGCGGCTGGGTCCTCACCGACCTGGACGGGCAGCGCGTCTACTTCGCGGGCGACACCGGGTACGGCCACTGGTTCACCCGCATCGGGCAGCGCTATCCGGGCATCGACCTCGCGCTGCTGCCGATCGGCGCGTACGACCCGCGCTGGTGGCTCAGCGACGTCCACTGCGACCCCGAAGAGGCGGTACAGGCCGCCATGGACCTCGGTGCGCGCCGGATGGCGCCCATGCACTGGGCGACCTTCGTCCTGTCGGCCGAACCGGTCCTCGAACCGCTGACCCGGGTACGGACCGCCTGGGAGAAGGCCGGCCTGGCCCGCGAGGACCTGTGGGATCTGCCGGTCGGTGGTTCGCGTGTGCTGACCTGA
- a CDS encoding MBL fold metallo-hydrolase has protein sequence MPVEITWWGHATCTVEDSGVRVLTDPLFVRRLAHLRRRRGELPPPGAWRADVALVSHLHSDHLHVPSLARLAPGSRLIVPRGAPKAVPGLSRRLAHLRITEVVAGDHTKVGDLLVRAVSARHDGRRLNVGPQRAPALGYVIEGEARTYFAGDTGLFASMAEEVGPVDAALLPVGGWGPYLGEGHLNAERAAEALARLAPRSAVPVHYGTYWPIGMDAVRPHEFHAPGEEFVRLAAERAPTVDVYRLDHGQSVRLEVAR, from the coding sequence GTGCCGGTGGAGATCACGTGGTGGGGGCACGCCACCTGTACGGTCGAGGACTCGGGCGTACGCGTGCTCACCGACCCCCTGTTCGTACGCCGGCTCGCCCATCTGCGCCGTCGACGGGGCGAGTTGCCCCCGCCCGGCGCATGGCGCGCGGACGTGGCGCTCGTCTCCCATCTGCACTCCGACCACCTCCATGTCCCCTCCCTCGCGCGCCTCGCGCCGGGCTCGCGCCTGATCGTGCCCCGGGGCGCGCCGAAGGCGGTGCCGGGCCTGTCGCGCCGGCTGGCGCATCTCCGGATCACGGAGGTGGTCGCCGGGGACCACACGAAGGTCGGCGACCTGCTCGTACGGGCCGTGTCCGCGCGGCACGACGGGCGGCGGCTGAACGTCGGGCCGCAGCGGGCGCCCGCGCTCGGCTATGTGATCGAGGGCGAGGCACGGACGTATTTCGCCGGGGACACGGGCCTGTTCGCGTCGATGGCCGAGGAGGTCGGGCCGGTCGACGCGGCGCTGCTGCCGGTGGGCGGCTGGGGGCCGTATCTCGGCGAGGGGCATCTCAACGCGGAGCGGGCGGCGGAGGCGCTGGCCCGGCTGGCCCCGCGCAGTGCGGTGCCGGTGCACTACGGCACGTACTGGCCGATCGGGATGGACGCCGTACGCCCCCATGAGTTCCACGCGCCGGGCGAGGAGTTCGTGCGGCTCGCGGCGGAACGGGCGCCCACGGTCGACGTGTACCGGCTGGACCACGGGCAGAGCGTGCGCCTGGAGGTCGCACGGTGA